In Halogeometricum sp. S1BR25-6, a single genomic region encodes these proteins:
- a CDS encoding pyridoxal phosphate-dependent aminotransferase, translated as MSFDFAARVQRVEPSATLAISNKAGELEEQGVDVVDLSVGEPDFPTPQNVVDAGQEAMDAGHTGYTSSNGIRELREAIAEKLQGDGIDADADEVIVTPGGKQALFETFQTLVDDGDEVVLLDPAWVSYEAMAKLSNGSLNRVDLAPYDFQLEPALDDLSDAVSDDTELLVVNSPSNPTGAVYSDAALEGVRDLAVEHDITVISDEIYKEITYDADLTSLASMDGMAERTVTINGFSKAYSMTGWRLGYLHAPEDLVSQAAKLHSHSVSCAVNFVQHAGVEAITNTDEAVSEMRDAFRERRDMLADLFAEHDVEVPVGDGAFYMMLPVDEDDTSWCERAIEEAHVATVPGSAFGSPGYARISYAASEERLREAVERLAEHDLI; from the coding sequence ATGAGTTTCGACTTCGCAGCCCGCGTCCAGCGGGTCGAACCCAGCGCGACGCTCGCCATCAGCAACAAGGCGGGCGAACTCGAAGAACAGGGGGTCGACGTCGTCGACCTCTCGGTCGGGGAGCCGGATTTCCCGACGCCGCAGAACGTCGTCGACGCCGGACAGGAGGCGATGGACGCCGGACACACCGGCTACACCTCCTCGAACGGCATCCGCGAACTCCGCGAGGCCATCGCGGAGAAACTACAGGGCGACGGCATCGACGCCGACGCTGACGAAGTCATCGTCACGCCCGGCGGGAAGCAGGCGCTGTTCGAGACGTTCCAGACGCTCGTCGACGACGGCGACGAAGTCGTTCTCCTCGACCCCGCGTGGGTCTCCTACGAGGCGATGGCGAAGCTCTCGAACGGGTCGCTGAACCGCGTCGACCTCGCGCCGTACGACTTCCAACTCGAACCCGCACTCGACGACCTCTCGGATGCGGTCTCCGACGACACCGAACTGCTCGTCGTCAACTCGCCGTCGAACCCGACCGGCGCCGTCTACTCCGACGCGGCCCTCGAAGGCGTCCGCGACCTGGCGGTCGAACACGACATCACGGTCATCTCCGACGAGATATACAAGGAGATAACGTACGACGCCGACCTCACGAGCCTCGCCTCCATGGACGGGATGGCCGAGCGGACGGTAACGATAAACGGCTTCTCGAAGGCGTACTCGATGACGGGGTGGCGCCTCGGCTACCTCCACGCGCCCGAGGACCTCGTCTCGCAGGCGGCGAAGCTCCACTCGCACTCGGTGTCGTGCGCCGTGAACTTCGTCCAGCACGCGGGCGTCGAGGCCATCACGAACACCGACGAGGCCGTCTCCGAGATGCGCGACGCGTTCCGCGAGCGACGCGACATGCTCGCGGACCTGTTCGCAGAGCACGACGTCGAGGTGCCCGTCGGTGACGGCGCGTTCTACATGATGCTGCCCGTCGACGAGGACGACACCTCGTGGTGCGAACGCGCCATCGAGGAGGCCCACGTCGCCACCGTCCCCGGGTCGGCGTTCGGGTCGCCCGGCTACGCCCGCATCTCCTACGCTGCGAGCGAGGAGCGACTGCGCGAGGCCGTCGAGCGACTCGCCGAACACGACCTCATCTGA
- the ribH gene encoding 6,7-dimethyl-8-ribityllumazine synthase, which translates to MVTLGFVVAEFNASVTDGMEDAARDAAAERGADVADVLRVPGVYDSPLAADRLARRDDVDAVVVVGAIVTGDTAHDRVIGDATAQALTDVSLERDKPVTLGVSGPGQSGAEARERVGKGAEAVNAAVDMVEVLA; encoded by the coding sequence ATGGTTACACTGGGATTCGTGGTGGCCGAATTCAACGCCTCGGTCACCGACGGAATGGAGGACGCCGCCCGCGACGCCGCGGCCGAACGCGGCGCCGACGTGGCGGACGTCCTCCGCGTACCGGGCGTCTACGACTCGCCGTTGGCCGCGGACCGACTCGCCCGCCGGGACGACGTCGACGCCGTCGTCGTCGTCGGCGCCATCGTCACCGGCGACACCGCGCACGACCGGGTCATCGGCGACGCGACGGCGCAGGCGCTGACGGACGTGAGCCTCGAACGGGACAAACCGGTGACGCTGGGCGTCAGCGGGCCGGGACAGAGCGGCGCCGAGGCGAGAGAGCGCGTCGGGAAAGGTGCGGAAGCGGTAAACGCGGCGGTCGATATGGTGGAGGTGCTAGCATGA
- a CDS encoding flippase activity-associated protein Agl23 produces the protein MSSNDAAPGSSAPASSSESATDGSVAARSERDATRTGADTGTAHSRALLAVLAVSVLALGMRLVALGGRIFHWDEGRVGYWILRYHDSGYHVYRPIVHGPFLPIVNDWLLTVAPASDFLLRLPVAVVGGLLPLAAWLFRERLTRTEVVAFAGLLALNPLLVYYSRFMRNDVLVAAFSLFALGCIVRGFDTGRLRYAFPAAALLALGFTAKENALVYVLCFLGAGALLLDHRLLQATARGDAARDVVFGRWPTAVRSRVRGHGTASRPGWLRVGATLVGAFAVFWAVFVFFYAPRPDLWQALGDPTRLPGVVEAGSVGALEEFANTWVGSSHQDHAYLPYLHDIVETLVYGAPVVLGFTLIGIVVDRYGFQTGGTYRELVAFATYWGLASLAGYPIATDIEAPWAAVHIVVPLAVPAAVGVAFVVDSAREALAAEDAVGVGLAAVVVLAAVGGVAVANVEYFNSTSNEDRQVLQWAQPGNDLKESLQKVEAVAAENEGTDVLFFSRPVPGDESREVFWVANESELLTPPPPGGTHWHDRLPLPWYLEKYDANVSSTDPDASAEEALSDPPPVVIAREFSRDEAEEQLDGYVAYEHDWRLRSEHVVVFIDRDALDAAGIPANETAS, from the coding sequence ATGAGTTCGAACGACGCCGCGCCGGGGTCGTCCGCGCCCGCGTCCTCCTCGGAGTCCGCGACGGACGGCTCCGTCGCCGCCCGCTCGGAACGGGACGCGACCCGGACCGGCGCGGACACCGGAACCGCCCACTCCCGCGCGCTCCTCGCCGTCCTCGCCGTCTCGGTTCTCGCGCTCGGGATGCGTCTGGTGGCGCTCGGCGGTCGCATCTTCCACTGGGACGAGGGTCGCGTCGGCTACTGGATACTGCGCTACCACGACTCCGGCTACCACGTCTATCGGCCCATCGTCCACGGCCCGTTCCTGCCAATCGTGAACGACTGGCTGCTCACCGTCGCGCCGGCGTCGGACTTCCTGCTCCGCCTCCCGGTGGCCGTCGTCGGCGGCCTCCTCCCCCTCGCGGCGTGGCTGTTCCGCGAGCGACTGACCCGAACGGAAGTCGTCGCCTTCGCCGGCCTTCTCGCGCTGAACCCGCTTCTCGTCTACTACTCGCGGTTCATGCGCAACGACGTGCTCGTCGCCGCGTTCTCGCTGTTCGCGCTCGGATGTATCGTCCGCGGCTTCGACACCGGACGGCTCCGCTACGCCTTCCCGGCGGCGGCGCTGTTGGCCCTCGGCTTCACCGCGAAGGAGAACGCCCTCGTCTACGTGCTCTGCTTCCTCGGCGCCGGAGCGCTCCTGCTCGACCACCGCCTCCTGCAAGCGACCGCCCGCGGCGACGCCGCCCGGGACGTCGTGTTCGGCCGGTGGCCGACCGCGGTCCGGTCCCGCGTTCGCGGTCACGGCACGGCGTCGCGGCCGGGGTGGCTCCGCGTCGGCGCGACGCTCGTCGGCGCGTTCGCCGTCTTCTGGGCCGTCTTCGTCTTCTTCTACGCGCCGCGGCCGGACCTCTGGCAGGCGCTGGGGGACCCGACGCGACTCCCCGGCGTCGTCGAGGCCGGGTCCGTCGGCGCCTTAGAGGAGTTCGCGAACACGTGGGTCGGCAGCAGTCACCAGGACCACGCCTACCTTCCGTACCTTCACGACATCGTCGAGACGCTGGTGTACGGCGCGCCGGTCGTCCTCGGCTTCACGCTCATCGGTATCGTCGTCGACCGCTACGGCTTCCAGACCGGCGGCACGTACCGCGAACTCGTCGCGTTCGCCACCTACTGGGGGCTGGCGTCGCTGGCGGGCTACCCCATCGCCACGGACATCGAGGCGCCGTGGGCGGCCGTCCACATCGTCGTCCCTCTCGCCGTCCCCGCCGCCGTCGGCGTCGCGTTCGTCGTCGACTCGGCCCGCGAAGCGCTGGCCGCCGAGGACGCCGTCGGCGTCGGTCTGGCGGCCGTCGTCGTCCTCGCCGCCGTCGGCGGCGTCGCCGTCGCCAACGTCGAGTACTTCAACTCCACGTCGAACGAGGACCGGCAGGTGCTGCAGTGGGCGCAACCGGGTAACGACCTGAAAGAGTCCCTGCAGAAGGTGGAGGCGGTGGCCGCCGAGAACGAGGGGACCGACGTGCTGTTCTTCAGCAGGCCGGTACCGGGCGACGAGAGCAGGGAGGTGTTCTGGGTCGCCAACGAGTCCGAACTGCTGACGCCGCCGCCGCCGGGCGGGACCCACTGGCACGACCGACTACCGCTGCCGTGGTACTTGGAGAAGTACGACGCGAACGTGTCGAGCACCGACCCCGACGCCTCGGCCGAAGAGGCGCTGTCGGACCCGCCGCCGGTCGTCATCGCCCGCGAGTTCAGCCGCGACGAGGCCGAGGAGCAACTCGACGGCTACGTCGCCTACGAACACGACTGGCGCCTCCGGAGCGAACACGTCGTCGTGTTCATCGACCGCGACGCCCTCGACGCGGCGGGTATCCCGGCGAACGAGACGGCGTCCTGA
- the purK gene encoding 5-(carboxyamino)imidazole ribonucleotide synthase, producing MTVTVPGPTLGVVGGGQLGRMLAEAAAPLGVEVVVLDPTPDCPAAPVARDQIVGGFDDPEAFRELASRADALTFEIELADSELLDDVAEEHGLSVHPSPETLSLIEDKLVQKRALEDAGVPVPPFRKVDDADDLRAALDEFGSVMLKARTGGYDGRGNVPVREESEIDEALDAVGGPAMAETFVDFARELSVIAAQGDGEVRTFPVGENVHEEEILRETVVPARTDDEVLARADEVARDVLSVLEGRGVYGIELFETEGGEISVNEIAPRPHNSGHWTIEGARTSQFEQHVRAVLGWPLGSPRRRSPTAMANVLGTVEESRRAELGNVESVLGADGASLHWYGKEEVRPLRKMGHLTLTGEDGASDDDADVDGLLADARELRDGLTFE from the coding sequence GTGACTGTCACCGTTCCCGGCCCCACCCTCGGCGTCGTCGGCGGCGGCCAACTCGGACGCATGCTCGCCGAGGCGGCCGCGCCCCTCGGCGTCGAGGTGGTCGTCCTCGACCCGACGCCCGACTGCCCCGCCGCGCCCGTCGCGCGCGACCAAATCGTCGGCGGCTTCGACGACCCCGAGGCGTTCCGCGAACTCGCCTCGCGGGCGGACGCGCTGACGTTCGAGATAGAACTCGCCGATTCCGAACTGCTGGACGACGTCGCCGAGGAGCACGGTCTCTCGGTGCACCCCTCGCCCGAGACGCTGTCGCTCATCGAGGACAAACTCGTCCAGAAACGGGCGCTCGAAGACGCCGGCGTGCCCGTCCCGCCGTTCCGGAAGGTGGACGACGCCGACGACCTGCGCGCCGCCCTCGATGAGTTCGGGTCGGTGATGCTGAAGGCCCGAACCGGCGGCTACGACGGCCGCGGGAACGTCCCCGTCCGCGAGGAGAGCGAGATAGACGAAGCGCTCGACGCCGTCGGCGGCCCCGCGATGGCCGAGACGTTCGTCGACTTCGCGCGCGAACTCTCCGTCATCGCCGCGCAGGGCGACGGCGAGGTGCGGACGTTCCCCGTCGGGGAGAACGTGCACGAAGAGGAGATACTGCGCGAGACGGTCGTCCCGGCGCGGACGGACGACGAGGTGCTCGCGCGCGCGGACGAGGTGGCCCGCGACGTGCTCTCGGTGCTGGAGGGCCGCGGCGTCTACGGCATCGAACTGTTCGAGACCGAGGGCGGAGAGATATCGGTCAACGAGATAGCGCCGCGCCCGCACAACTCGGGCCACTGGACCATCGAGGGGGCGCGCACCTCGCAGTTCGAACAGCACGTCCGCGCCGTCCTCGGGTGGCCCCTCGGGTCGCCTCGGCGCCGGTCGCCCACCGCGATGGCGAACGTCCTCGGCACCGTCGAGGAGTCGCGGCGGGCCGAACTCGGCAACGTGGAATCTGTCCTCGGGGCCGACGGCGCGTCGCTGCACTGGTACGGGAAGGAGGAGGTGCGGCCCCTGCGGAAGATGGGACATCTCACCCTGACGGGCGAGGACGGGGCGAGCGACGACGACGCGGACGTGGACGGATTGCTCGCGGACGCGCGCGAATTGCGGGACGGACTGACGTTCGAGTGA
- the purE gene encoding 5-(carboxyamino)imidazole ribonucleotide mutase, producing MTDDTDADDVTVESLIDRLHEEAAADADPETTPDVGIIMGSDSDLEVMRGAHEALDELGFAEQTDFRDAPDARFSYETYVVSAHRTPELMYAYGETAAERGLDVIIAGAGGKSADLPNMTASIAYPLPVVGVPVQEKSVDSVIGMPTGAPIVAVDAGKSFNAALSAVQMLAREHAELEDRLVEYHESLTGGVARDSRDLHDMGVAGYVESREK from the coding sequence ATGACAGACGACACCGACGCGGACGACGTGACCGTCGAATCGCTCATCGACCGCCTGCACGAAGAGGCCGCCGCGGACGCGGACCCCGAGACGACCCCCGACGTGGGAATCATCATGGGGTCGGACTCGGATTTGGAGGTGATGCGCGGCGCGCACGAGGCCCTCGACGAACTCGGCTTCGCCGAGCAGACCGACTTCCGCGACGCGCCCGACGCGCGCTTTTCCTACGAGACGTACGTCGTCTCCGCGCACCGGACGCCCGAGTTGATGTACGCCTACGGCGAGACGGCGGCGGAGAGAGGATTAGACGTGATTATCGCCGGCGCGGGCGGGAAGTCCGCCGACCTGCCGAACATGACCGCCTCCATCGCCTACCCCCTGCCGGTCGTCGGCGTGCCGGTCCAAGAGAAGTCCGTCGACTCGGTCATCGGGATGCCGACGGGCGCGCCCATCGTCGCCGTCGACGCGGGCAAGTCGTTCAACGCGGCGCTGTCGGCCGTCCAGATGCTCGCGCGCGAGCACGCGGAACTGGAAGACCGTCTCGTCGAGTACCACGAGTCGCTGACGGGCGGAGTCGCGCGGGACTCGCGGGACCTCCACGACATGGGCGTGGCCGGCTACGTCGAGTCGCGCGAGAAGTAG
- a CDS encoding NADH-quinone oxidoreductase subunit A, translated as MSAWIAIGALALVAVGLPIGMMQTSAMIRPSVPEQGKSATYESGEIPTGSARVQFNIQYYMVALLFLVFDVETVLIFPWTVIYRSALSQGASLAAVLLPMLVFIGVLVIGLVWAWRNGAVKWVKSPLANRRKTERQDT; from the coding sequence ATGAGTGCATGGATCGCAATCGGCGCGTTGGCCCTCGTGGCTGTCGGCCTCCCCATCGGGATGATGCAGACGTCAGCCATGATACGGCCATCGGTGCCGGAACAAGGAAAGAGCGCCACGTACGAGAGCGGTGAGATACCGACGGGGTCGGCGCGCGTCCAGTTCAATATCCAATACTACATGGTCGCGCTGCTGTTCCTCGTGTTCGACGTCGAGACCGTTCTCATCTTCCCATGGACGGTTATCTACCGTTCCGCGCTGAGCCAAGGGGCGAGTCTGGCGGCCGTGCTGCTGCCGATGTTAGTGTTCATCGGCGTGCTGGTCATCGGTCTCGTGTGGGCGTGGCGCAACGGCGCAGTCAAGTGGGTCAAAAGCCCGCTGGCGAACCGCCGGAAGACAGAGAGACAAGACACATGA
- a CDS encoding NADH-quinone oxidoreductase subunit B — MSSDQNQPFVTDDTQVETKTRDARMTGTGADNRFNSKLREAFGSSPFILTKFDNFMNWVRGSSMFMLQFGIACCSIEMMHTYSVKHDLDRFHAGVPRASPRQADVIIVPGTIVSKFAPRMKRVYDQMPEPKFVIGMGSCTISGGPFQEGYNVIKGAEEVIPVDIHVPGCPPRPEALVYGVAKLQQRIAEGESSPVTVKPYELEQFGDLERDELIDKLAEEVDTDDLVMRYNWADSP; from the coding sequence ATGAGCAGCGACCAGAACCAACCGTTCGTTACAGACGACACGCAAGTAGAGACGAAGACCCGCGACGCGCGGATGACGGGGACGGGTGCGGACAACCGGTTCAACTCGAAACTCCGTGAGGCGTTCGGCTCCTCGCCGTTCATCCTCACGAAGTTCGACAACTTCATGAACTGGGTTCGCGGCTCTTCGATGTTCATGCTGCAGTTCGGCATCGCCTGCTGCAGCATCGAGATGATGCACACCTACTCGGTGAAACACGACCTCGACCGCTTCCACGCCGGGGTCCCCCGGGCGTCGCCGCGGCAGGCCGACGTCATCATCGTTCCCGGGACCATCGTCTCGAAGTTCGCGCCGCGGATGAAGCGCGTGTACGACCAGATGCCCGAGCCGAAGTTCGTCATCGGGATGGGGTCGTGCACCATCTCGGGCGGCCCGTTCCAGGAGGGCTACAACGTCATCAAGGGCGCAGAGGAGGTCATCCCGGTCGACATCCACGTTCCGGGCTGCCCCCCGCGCCCGGAAGCCCTCGTCTACGGCGTCGCCAAACTGCAGCAGCGCATCGCCGAGGGCGAGTCGAGTCCGGTGACGGTCAAGCCGTACGAACTCGAGCAGTTCGGCGACCTCGAACGGGACGAACTGATCGATAAACTCGCGGAGGAGGTCGACACGGACGACCTCGTGATGCGGTACAACTGGGCTGATTCGCCATGA
- a CDS encoding NADH-quinone oxidoreductase subunit D, with amino-acid sequence MSLEKPRDEQSNAVAAKPTTGEELADLLGDLVIGRDDHVNAPGFVIRPTDVQETLFRLRDDAGFDHLSNVTAEEREDRYETIYHLTSYDDRTREVSVVVPTTKDDPRSQSANPVFRTADWHEREAYDLIGIEYDDHPDLRRILLPDTWQGHPLSLDYDQRRPQVVTLKEWANPLAENHRDSEGETMYINIGPHHPATHGVLHVRTVLDGEQVADVDPDIGYLHRCEEQMCQNKTYRHQIMPYPDRWDYGSAGLLNEWAYARAAEDLNDIDVPEYAQIIRTMGAELCRIASHMLAVGTFALDVYGDFTAIFMYAMRDREIIQNILEDLTGQRMMFNYFRLGGVVWDLPEPREEFFEKIRDFLDDLPETLEEYHDLISGNEILQLRTIDTGVLPTEVAKSYGATGPVARASDVDYDLRRDDPYGYYDQLDWDVVTDDGCDNYSRLLCRMREVEESAKIISQCVDLLEDWPEEERTIQSNVPRTLRPEDDTEIYRAVEGAKGELGIYIRADGTDKPGRFKIRSPCFSNLQTLPEISNGEYLPDMIASLGSLDIILGEVDR; translated from the coding sequence ATGAGTTTGGAGAAACCACGAGACGAGCAGTCGAACGCCGTCGCCGCGAAGCCGACGACCGGCGAGGAACTTGCCGACCTGCTCGGCGACCTCGTCATCGGCCGCGACGACCACGTGAACGCCCCGGGGTTCGTCATCCGGCCGACCGACGTGCAGGAGACGCTGTTCCGCCTGCGCGACGACGCCGGATTCGACCACCTCTCGAACGTGACGGCCGAGGAGCGTGAGGACCGCTACGAGACGATTTACCACCTCACGAGCTACGACGACCGCACGCGCGAGGTGAGCGTCGTCGTCCCCACCACGAAGGACGACCCGCGCAGTCAGTCGGCGAACCCGGTCTTCCGGACGGCCGACTGGCACGAACGCGAGGCGTACGACCTCATCGGCATCGAGTACGACGACCACCCGGACCTGCGGCGCATCCTCCTGCCCGACACGTGGCAGGGGCACCCGCTGTCGCTCGACTACGACCAGCGCCGCCCGCAGGTCGTCACGCTGAAGGAGTGGGCGAACCCGCTCGCGGAGAACCACCGGGACTCCGAGGGGGAGACGATGTACATCAACATCGGTCCCCACCACCCGGCGACGCACGGCGTCCTGCACGTCAGAACGGTCCTCGACGGTGAACAGGTCGCCGACGTCGACCCGGACATCGGCTACCTCCACCGCTGCGAGGAGCAGATGTGTCAGAACAAGACGTACCGCCACCAGATCATGCCGTACCCCGACCGCTGGGACTACGGCTCGGCGGGGCTGCTCAACGAGTGGGCGTACGCCCGCGCCGCGGAGGACCTCAACGACATCGACGTGCCGGAGTACGCGCAGATCATCCGGACGATGGGCGCGGAACTCTGCCGCATCGCCTCGCACATGCTGGCCGTCGGGACGTTCGCCTTAGACGTCTACGGCGACTTCACGGCCATCTTCATGTACGCGATGCGCGACCGCGAGATCATCCAGAACATCCTCGAGGACCTCACGGGTCAGCGGATGATGTTCAACTACTTCCGCCTCGGCGGCGTCGTCTGGGACCTCCCCGAACCTCGCGAGGAGTTCTTCGAGAAGATTCGGGACTTCCTCGACGACCTGCCGGAGACGCTGGAGGAGTACCACGACCTCATCTCGGGCAACGAGATTCTCCAACTGCGCACCATCGACACGGGCGTCCTGCCGACCGAAGTCGCCAAATCGTACGGCGCGACCGGTCCGGTCGCCCGCGCCTCGGACGTCGACTACGACCTGCGCCGCGACGACCCGTACGGCTACTACGACCAACTCGACTGGGACGTCGTCACCGACGACGGCTGTGACAACTACAGCCGCCTGCTCTGTCGGATGCGCGAGGTCGAGGAGTCCGCGAAGATCATCTCCCAGTGCGTCGACCTGCTCGAGGACTGGCCCGAGGAGGAGCGCACCATCCAGTCGAACGTCCCGCGGACCCTGCGTCCGGAGGACGACACCGAAATCTACCGCGCCGTCGAGGGCGCGAAGGGCGAACTCGGCATCTACATCCGCGCGGACGGCACCGACAAGCCGGGCCGCTTCAAGATTCGCAGCCCGTGCTTCTCGAACCTGCAGACGCTGCCGGAGATCTCCAACGGCGAGTACCTCCCGGACATGATCGCGTCGCTCGGGAGCCTGGACATCATCCTCGGTGAGGTCGACCGATGA
- a CDS encoding complex I subunit 1/NuoH family protein: protein MTPLQSQTPLPDTIANLLGLSGLLGTVVGALIGAFLIANIVLLQTAVAGPWAKRKITAAFTDRISVNRVGPFGLLTIVVDAVRLLSKELVIPDGVDRPAYDLGPLFIPFSAILGFAVIPMGNGIHLADPETGLVFAFAAASMASLGIMMMGYGSDNKYSLLGGLRAIAANIAYEIPLVVTGASVVLFTGTLRMSEIVAAQTEPLLTVAGVTIPQWFAFVNPFAFVLFVIANLAEVGRNPFDIPEAPTEIVAGYQTEYSSVYFVLIYLGEFVHIFLGGAIAATLFLGGPAGPVLPGFVWFLIKIWAFYFFTQWARSAIPRLRVDQFLDIGWKGMLVLSFANLVLTAIIVGVIA from the coding sequence ATGACGCCGCTGCAGTCCCAGACGCCGCTGCCGGACACCATCGCCAACCTGCTGGGGCTGTCCGGTCTGCTCGGAACGGTCGTCGGAGCGCTCATCGGCGCGTTCCTCATCGCCAACATCGTGCTGCTGCAGACGGCCGTCGCCGGCCCGTGGGCCAAGCGGAAGATCACGGCGGCGTTCACCGACCGCATCTCGGTCAACCGCGTCGGACCGTTCGGTCTCCTCACCATCGTGGTCGACGCCGTGCGACTGCTCTCGAAGGAGTTGGTCATTCCGGACGGCGTCGACAGACCCGCCTACGACCTCGGTCCCCTCTTCATTCCGTTCTCCGCCATCCTCGGGTTTGCCGTCATCCCGATGGGTAACGGCATCCACCTCGCCGACCCGGAGACGGGACTCGTGTTCGCGTTCGCGGCCGCCTCCATGGCCTCGCTCGGGATCATGATGATGGGGTACGGCTCGGACAACAAGTACTCGCTGCTCGGCGGTCTGCGCGCCATCGCGGCCAACATCGCCTACGAGATTCCGCTCGTCGTCACGGGGGCGTCGGTGGTGCTGTTCACCGGCACGCTTCGGATGAGCGAAATCGTTGCCGCGCAGACCGAACCGCTTCTGACCGTTGCGGGCGTGACGATTCCGCAGTGGTTCGCGTTCGTCAACCCGTTCGCGTTCGTGCTGTTCGTCATCGCGAACCTCGCAGAGGTCGGGCGGAACCCGTTCGACATCCCCGAAGCGCCGACCGAAATCGTCGCCGGGTACCAGACTGAGTACTCCTCGGTGTACTTCGTGCTTATCTACCTCGGCGAGTTCGTCCACATCTTCCTCGGCGGCGCCATCGCGGCGACGCTGTTCCTCGGCGGTCCGGCGGGGCCGGTCCTGCCCGGATTCGTCTGGTTCCTGATCAAGATTTGGGCGTTCTACTTCTTCACGCAGTGGGCGCGCTCGGCAATTCCGCGCCTCCGCGTCGACCAGTTCCTCGACATCGGTTGGAAGGGCATGCTCGTCCTTTCGTTCGCGAACCTGGTGCTCACGGCCATCATCGTGGGAGTGATAGCATGA
- a CDS encoding NuoI/complex I 23 kDa subunit family protein has product MIGLLKSMATTMKHALDGETFTVEYPDVAPEVSPRFRGVHKFSQERCIWCRQCENVCPNDTIQIVQDDQRNGEQYNLHIGQCIYCRLCEEVCPVDAILLTQNFEFTADTKDEFVYNKEQLKNVPWYKDIDPLNSREPDRDAWIGEGDGEVDYQ; this is encoded by the coding sequence ATGATCGGACTGCTCAAATCCATGGCGACGACGATGAAGCACGCGCTGGACGGCGAGACGTTCACGGTGGAGTATCCGGACGTCGCGCCCGAAGTCAGCCCCCGGTTCCGCGGGGTGCACAAGTTCAGCCAAGAGCGCTGCATCTGGTGCCGCCAGTGCGAGAACGTCTGCCCGAACGACACCATCCAGATCGTTCAGGACGACCAGCGCAACGGCGAACAGTACAACCTCCACATCGGCCAGTGCATCTACTGCCGACTGTGCGAGGAGGTCTGCCCGGTGGACGCCATCCTGCTCACGCAGAACTTCGAGTTCACCGCGGACACGAAAGACGAGTTCGTCTACAACAAAGAACAGTTGAAGAACGTCCCCTGGTACAAGGATATCGACCCGCTGAACTCCCGAGAACCCGACCGCGACGCGTGGATCGGGGAGGGTGACGGCGAAGTCGACTACCAGTGA
- a CDS encoding NADH-quinone oxidoreductase subunit J encodes MVYETIAFALFALITVGCSLGVVLVRDIWHSALLLGGALLSVAVHYVMLQAEFLAAMQILVYVGGILILVTFAVMLTRTRSEVNSA; translated from the coding sequence ATGGTTTATGAAACCATCGCGTTCGCGCTGTTCGCCCTCATCACCGTGGGCTGCAGCCTGGGCGTCGTCCTCGTGCGGGACATCTGGCATTCCGCACTCCTACTCGGGGGCGCGCTCTTGAGCGTCGCGGTGCACTACGTGATGCTGCAAGCGGAGTTTCTCGCCGCGATGCAGATTCTCGTCTACGTGGGCGGGATACTGATTCTGGTCACGTTCGCCGTGATGCTGACGCGTACACGTTCGGAGGTGAATAGCGCATGA
- a CDS encoding NADH-quinone oxidoreductase subunit J family protein — translation MTTKPELKLGSHLVPGLAAVALFVVMAAVFLTASFPEPQGFANDASVVASIGYAMFNLDFGGISSESFLVAFEIIDIVLVAALVGAVMLARREPGTTSVKLVSDGGRRLRETLSKTDEATDERTDESTEGEH, via the coding sequence ATGACGACCAAACCGGAACTGAAGCTCGGTTCGCATCTCGTGCCGGGTCTGGCCGCCGTCGCACTGTTCGTCGTGATGGCCGCGGTGTTCCTCACGGCGTCGTTCCCGGAGCCGCAGGGCTTCGCGAACGACGCGAGCGTCGTCGCCAGTATCGGCTACGCGATGTTCAACCTCGACTTCGGCGGCATCTCGTCGGAGAGCTTCCTCGTCGCGTTCGAGATAATCGATATCGTGCTCGTGGCCGCGCTGGTGGGTGCCGTGATGCTCGCGCGCCGCGAACCCGGCACGACGTCGGTAAAGCTCGTCTCGGACGGCGGGCGGCGGCTGCGGGAGACGCTCTCGAAGACCGACGAAGCGACCGACGAGCGGACGGACGAGAGCACGGAGGGTGAGCACTGA